Below is a genomic region from Granulicella sp. L56.
GCCTCGCCAAGCTCAATCAATTCAATGCCGCAACCCTCCGGCCTGCCGTCGAAGCCATCCTGTCCAACCCGAACTCTCTCCTGCTCGCCACTGACGGTCCAGACATTGCCCGCAGCGCTACCCGCTTCGGCGATCCCCAGCACGGTCTCGAGCAAGGCAAAGTCCTGGCCGCCCTTCTGCTCATTAACCGCTCCTCTTCGCTCCTCTACTTCGGTCAGGAGATCGGTCTTGCTGCTCCCACCATGCAGTGGGGAACGCCCGTAGCGCCAACCCCCGAACATGCCCGCAGGCCCCTCCACCCCGCACCCGCCAACGATCCCATCAGTGTGGCCGCACAGGATGCCAACCCGGCATCGGTCCTAAGTTGGTATCGCCAGCTCAGCGCCATCCACCACAGCAATCAGACGCTCAACTCGGCTCCCGCCACCGTCTTCGACCACGACGCTCAAAACGTCCTCACCTGGGTACGCAAGCCATCCGACGCCTCACTCAAGAATCCGGCGGTCGTGGTGGTCTGCAATCTCTCGGCCCAACCGGCCCATGTATCCCTCAAAGACGACATGCAGAAGCTCCATCTGAAGGGCAATTTCCTGCGCACGCTCCTCCGCTCCGACAGCGGCATGGGTCCCATGAGTCTCGATTCGATGACGATTCCGCCCTACACGGTCTACATCGGCCAGCTTCGTTATTAAAAAGAGCAGATTCATCAAAAAGGGTACCCTTGAAGCTACCGCTCCTGCTGCTCGAAAGAGACAACAGGGAGACGCTCTGCTACTGTCAAATCTGGGAGTTAGATGTCTGGAGAACAACAACTTTTTCCGAGTTCTGAACCGCCAGTAAATTCCACGGTAGAAGCCAACGGCGAAGCAGCCAGAAGATCTGCACCCATTTGGCTGCAACGCCTGTCGCTTTTTGTACTGGTGCTGTTCTGCGTTTACCTCGGCGTTCTGGTCATGCTGCTGCCATGGTGGACACGGATCTGGGACCACAACCTGTTCATTCAGGCGCATCCGCCGCTTTCCGCCATCCTGCACAATGGAGCCGTTCGCGGCGTCATCTCTGGCATCGGCCTGCTCGACATCTGGATCGGCATCTCCGAGGCAGTTCACTACCGCGACTATCGGGGATAAAGAAAAATTAGCAAAGGCTGGACAAAAATAAGCCCATGGAAATCCCCAAAGAACTCGATCAAGCTCCCCTCGCCTACGAAAACAGCGATTTTCTGAACTCGCCCGACGGTCGCATGCTGCGCATCATCGCCGAATATCAGGAGCCCATGGCCCGCTTCCGCCGCGAGCGCATCCAGGACACGGTCGTCTTCTTCGGCTCCGCCCGCTTTCGCGCCCTCGACGTGGCCAGCTCTGAACTGGAGCTGCTGGAGAATACAGGCTCCGCTCAGCCCGCGCCGGAGCACGAACAGCCCGCCCGCCCAGAGGAGATCGAAAGCGGAGAAGCCAGCGCCCTGAAGCTTCGTCTCGCCGAAGCAGCCGTGGAGATGGCTGCCTACTACGAAGATGCCCGCAAGCTGGCAGGTCTCGTCTCAAGCTGGGCAAAGAGCTTGCCCGGCCCTCGCCATCGCTTCGTCGTGACCTCAGGCGGAGGCCCCGGAATCATGGAGGCAGCCAATCGCGGCGCCTACGAGGCTGGCTGCAAGACCATCGGGCTGAACATCAAGCTCCCCTTCGAGCAGCATCCGAACCCGTACATCACCCCGGCCCTCAACTTCGACTTCCACTACTTCTTCATGCGCAAGTACTGGTTCGCCTATCTGGCCAAGGCACTCGTTGTCTTCCCCGGCGGCTTCGGTACGCTGGACGAGATGTTCGAGCTGCTGACGCTGGCGCAGACCAAAAAGCTGGCGAAGAAGATCACCATCGTGGTCTATGGCTCGAAGTACTGGAAGAGCGTCATCAACCTGGATACGTTCGCAGAAAAGGGAGCCATTGCGGTCTCCGACCTCGACCTGTTCCAGTTCGCGGACACGCCTGAGGAGGCCTTCGCCATCCTGAAGCAGGGGCTGACTGAGAACCACCTCGAATCGGCCTACGAGCATGAGCAGAGGCTACGCGAGCACCAGCAGGTTCCCAACGAACCGGCCCCCAATGCACAGGAGATGCTGGGTCCGGACATCACCAAAACAAGATAGTAGCCGGTGTAACCTCTCTGGTTACTGAGTTTACAAAAATTGAAGCTCCATTCTCGGTGCAGTCACGGCTGCGTCACACAGCGCCTCCATACTTCCTGACAGGAAGCCTTAAATGGGAGGTAGCCGATGAGCCAGTCGAGTATCTCGTACCTTTGGCGGGAGCCCGAAGCAGCGAAGAGCTTCACCACAGGCGTGTCCCTGCACAGCCACACCAATCAGTCGCAGGAGACGCTGGACTTTATCGCCGAGCTCTCAAAGAACTGGGGCGTCCTTCAACCCCTGATGCGCTGGTGCGAAGACCGCTGCAATCGCCTCACGGGAATCCAGCCCGATTATGCCCGCAGCTACTGGACGCCGCCGCTTACGCCCAGCCTCGCCTTTGACCTCGAGCGCAGCCAGATCGAGGACCGCCTGCAGATGCCGGGCCTGGTCTCGCTCACCGACCACGACGACATCCAGGCGCCGATGCTGCTAAGGTCTGTGCCATCCTCGCGCCACATCCCCGTGTCGGTGGAGTGGACGGTGCCCTTTGGAAAGACGGCATTTCATCTTGGCATCCACAACCTGCCCAGCGCCACGGGAGCACAGTGGATGGAGAGGCTGAAGGCCTTAACCGCGACTCCGGTCGAGACGCGCCAGCCCAATCTGCTGAA
It encodes:
- a CDS encoding alpha-amylase family glycosyl hydrolase: MPITRTKALLALSLACIVTLSASAQMLARPGWAGFGQKSEAWWKHSIIYEIDPHSFTSEGLHGIDQRLDYIRSLGADAILLTHIAPDATHPQSLDPAIGTLDDLDTLSREASTRNMRILLDLGTPPAGTDLNSLARLWLNRGLAGFRIADPQQADQLRKITGSYIGERIVIGDLDPSNSHQQPQLLLDPSLAKLNQFNAATLRPAVEAILSNPNSLLLATDGPDIARSATRFGDPQHGLEQGKVLAALLLINRSSSLLYFGQEIGLAAPTMQWGTPVAPTPEHARRPLHPAPANDPISVAAQDANPASVLSWYRQLSAIHHSNQTLNSAPATVFDHDAQNVLTWVRKPSDASLKNPAVVVVCNLSAQPAHVSLKDDMQKLHLKGNFLRTLLRSDSGMGPMSLDSMTIPPYTVYIGQLRY
- a CDS encoding TIGR00730 family Rossman fold protein: MEIPKELDQAPLAYENSDFLNSPDGRMLRIIAEYQEPMARFRRERIQDTVVFFGSARFRALDVASSELELLENTGSAQPAPEHEQPARPEEIESGEASALKLRLAEAAVEMAAYYEDARKLAGLVSSWAKSLPGPRHRFVVTSGGGPGIMEAANRGAYEAGCKTIGLNIKLPFEQHPNPYITPALNFDFHYFFMRKYWFAYLAKALVVFPGGFGTLDEMFELLTLAQTKKLAKKITIVVYGSKYWKSVINLDTFAEKGAIAVSDLDLFQFADTPEEAFAILKQGLTENHLESAYEHEQRLREHQQVPNEPAPNAQEMLGPDITKTR